A portion of the Salinigranum marinum genome contains these proteins:
- a CDS encoding DUF5518 domain-containing protein — MQLEWVLKEDTPTYVYALFGGVIGILAVTVHNLFVGAESYYSLSGVIIGSGFAGFLAANGSGHFKRAGMGAGILGTVPAFAWWSDFLRSWFITSASEGGQVFAVVLLCILVVFVGVLGTLIGVFGGFFGGWIAGKLNPKPVDTT, encoded by the coding sequence ATGCAGTTAGAGTGGGTACTCAAAGAGGATACTCCAACGTATGTATATGCCCTTTTCGGCGGAGTGATCGGCATTCTGGCGGTGACTGTACATAATCTGTTCGTTGGTGCAGAGTCGTATTATAGCCTTTCAGGAGTGATTATTGGCAGTGGTTTTGCGGGGTTTCTCGCTGCGAACGGATCGGGTCATTTCAAAAGAGCTGGTATGGGTGCCGGCATCCTCGGAACGGTGCCTGCCTTTGCGTGGTGGTCTGACTTTCTCCGTAGCTGGTTCATCACGTCGGCTTCGGAAGGTGGGCAGGTATTCGCAGTTGTGCTCCTGTGTATCCTTGTCGTTTTCGTGGGTGTGTTGGGGACCCTAATCGGCGTATTCGGCGGCTTCTTCGGTGGGTGGATCGCTGGGAAACTCAATCCAAAACCAGTGGATACGACGTAA
- a CDS encoding DUF6159 family protein → MFNGNEPSIRSALANAWQRKLPLLAWSLVAAILGVIIRLVESESNIVAQIVAGIFAVAWSVMTFFIVPVIVFRDPSVTEMFKQSAQTFKDTWGESIGALGTIDVVTLLLVLVGIVLGGLTFVVTTGLGTAQLLATLLIGVTAVSVGLLVGKALSGIARTALYVYATRTTAPEYFDDIDFSKI, encoded by the coding sequence GTGTTCAACGGTAACGAGCCGTCGATTCGGAGCGCACTCGCTAACGCCTGGCAACGGAAACTGCCGCTGTTGGCCTGGTCGCTCGTGGCCGCAATCCTCGGCGTCATCATTCGATTGGTCGAAAGTGAAAGCAACATCGTCGCCCAGATCGTCGCCGGGATCTTCGCAGTCGCGTGGAGCGTGATGACTTTCTTCATCGTCCCGGTAATCGTTTTCCGGGATCCGTCGGTCACGGAGATGTTCAAGCAGAGCGCACAGACGTTCAAAGACACTTGGGGTGAGTCCATCGGTGCGTTGGGAACGATCGATGTGGTGACGCTCTTGTTAGTGCTTGTCGGCATCGTTCTGGGAGGGCTCACGTTTGTCGTGACAACCGGCTTGGGGACGGCCCAACTGTTAGCCACCCTCCTGATTGGCGTCACTGCCGTCAGCGTCGGCCTACTCGTCGGGAAGGCGCTCAGTGGGATCGCCAGAACTGCGTTGTACGTCTACGCGACCCGAACCACTGCTCCTGAATACTTCGACGACATAGATTTCAGCAAGATATAG